A window from Acropora palmata chromosome 14, jaAcrPala1.3, whole genome shotgun sequence encodes these proteins:
- the LOC141866609 gene encoding uncharacterized protein LOC141866609, with protein MTKHSKTTSCKQLQLQAKKPKNSTVYTLYDPASKSFYQTFCDLTSENGFVWTLLESFSLADNNDFNNQPFSKDHPVNQNSFTWNKFRLSRLLMNSTPSHSTFFRATCNFNIDGLVTTDYLRAKTTDLNILLLNGETCVKMEYINIRGYDCYNCTAKMIQTINWHLHTSTHYVEPCQFTSARNDSVASQGGEDNFGFYQSINPLHRCTSGDNATTQWWFGENQGNRSKLSGKMRESLWTNHDCYNWTAWIFQTSNWHLHTDSYHGIHCQFTNARNGSVASSGGENNFGCYHTINPLHRCTSGDNAATQWWFGEQ; from the exons ATGACTAAACACAGTAAGACTACATCTTGCAAGCAGCTACAACTCCAAGCAAAGAAGCCGAAAAATTCTACTGTATACACCTTGTATGATCCCGCAAGCAAGTCTTTCTACCAAACCTTCTGTGATCTTACTTCTGAAAATGGATTCGTTTGGACTCTGCTCGAGTCCTTCAGCTTAGCGGACAACAACGACTTCAACAATCAGCCATTCTCGAAGGATCACCCAGTAAACCAGAACTCCTTTACGTGGAACAAGTTTCGCCTGTCACGGTTACTAATGAACTCAACGCCGAGTCATTCTACGTTCTTCCGAGCAACTTGTAACTTCAACATTGATGGACTGGTAACCACGGATTACCTGAGAGCCAAGACGACCGATCTCAACATCCTGCTGCTGAACGGCGAAACATGCGTAAAAATGGAATATATCAATATCAGAGGCTATGACTGTTATAACTGCACGGCCAAGATGATTCAAACAATCAATTGGCACCTTCACACCTCTACACACTACGTGGAACCTTGTCAGTTCACAAGTGCTCGTAACGATTCCGTTGCGTCACAAGGTGGAGAAGATAACTTTGGATTTTACCAGTCAATCAACCCTTTACACAGATGCACTTCGGGCGATAATGCTACAACGCAGTGGTGGTTTGGAGAAAA TCAAGGTAACAGAAGCAAACTGTCAGGCAAGATGAGAGAAAGCCTCTGGACGAACCACGACTGTTACAACTGGACGGCCTGGATATTTCAAACAAGCAATTGGCACCTTCACACCGATTCATACCACGGGATACATTGTCAGTTCACGAATGCTCGTAATGGCTCCGTTGCATCATCAGGTGGAGAAAATAACTTTGGATGTTACCACACAATCAACCCTTTACACAGATGCACCTCGGGGGATAATGCTGCAACGCAGTGGTGGTTTGGAGAACAGTAA
- the LOC141865866 gene encoding uncharacterized protein LOC141865866: protein MLQHKSTIGILSIAGTELIAMRLIQFLFVYILHNSKTTQANCQARCEETNGRATDTGLTNRALVGHSFKNFTVNKPYDCHLLCFVEKCRCQAYQMKGQHSCELLDEDRFAAPDDLIEEKGYEYYDMNREYEKEILPSRKTKMKEKNTKQQQRKNVQQQE from the exons ATGTTACAACACAAAAGTACCATTGGCATACTTTCAATAGCAGGAACAGAACTAATCGCAATGCGACTCATTCAATTCCTATTCGTGTACATTCTGCACAATTCAAAGACAACGCAAGCAAACTGTCAGGCGAGATGCGAAGAGACAAACGGGCGAGCCACCGATACAGGATTGACAAACCGTGCATTGGTGGGACACAGCTTCAAGAACTTTACTGTGAACAAACCGTATGACTGTCATCTGCTCTGCTTTGTTGAGAAATGCAGATGTCAAGCCTACCAAATGAAGGGCCAGCACAGCTGTGAGTTGCTTGATGAAGACAGGTTTGCGGCCCCCGATGACTTAATAGAGGAAAAAGGTTACGAGTACTATGACATGAACAGAGAATATGAGAAAGAG ATATTGCCttcaagaaagacaaaaatgaaagaaaaaaatacaaaacaacaacaaagaaaaaatgtgcaaCAACAAGAGTGA